The Cylindrospermopsis curvispora GIHE-G1 genome contains a region encoding:
- a CDS encoding aspartate carbamoyltransferase catalytic subunit, with the protein MSTPASNWNRHHILSLADFTVNEYNAVLQTAASFKEVLSRRTKKVPTLQGQVVANLFFEPSTRTRSSFEIAAKRLSADTLNFSSASSSMTKGETILDTAKTYLAMGTDIMVIRHKEAGVPQAIAREMDRLGVKVSVLNAGDGQHEHPSQGLLDLFTICSLIDPEQPKIASLAGKKIAIVGDILHSRVARSNIWSLTTSGAQVHLAAPPTLLPKYFSEYVGSQENSQSLFIHWQLDPALEDADFVMTLRLQKERMTGNLLPSLREYHQLFGITRQRLKACKSQVKVLHPGPVNRGVEISSDLMDDPEFSLIQDQVTSGVAVRMALLYFIGGGKG; encoded by the coding sequence ATGTCAACGCCCGCAAGTAATTGGAATCGTCATCATATTCTTTCTCTAGCTGATTTTACTGTAAATGAATATAATGCTGTTTTACAAACAGCAGCTTCATTTAAAGAAGTGTTATCACGACGAACTAAAAAAGTCCCAACTTTGCAAGGACAAGTGGTAGCCAATCTCTTTTTTGAACCTTCCACCCGCACCAGAAGTAGTTTTGAAATAGCTGCTAAAAGGCTAAGTGCAGATACTCTCAATTTTTCTAGTGCTAGTTCCTCCATGACCAAGGGAGAAACAATTTTAGATACAGCTAAAACCTATTTAGCCATGGGTACGGATATTATGGTAATTCGCCATAAAGAAGCAGGAGTCCCACAGGCGATCGCCCGGGAAATGGATCGTTTAGGTGTAAAAGTTAGTGTGTTAAATGCTGGTGATGGACAACATGAACATCCCTCCCAAGGACTATTAGATTTATTCACCATTTGTAGTTTAATTGATCCAGAACAACCCAAAATTGCATCTTTAGCAGGTAAAAAGATTGCCATTGTAGGTGACATTTTACACTCACGGGTTGCCCGGTCTAATATTTGGAGTTTGACTACCAGTGGTGCCCAAGTACATCTAGCAGCACCACCCACCTTATTACCCAAATACTTTAGTGAATATGTAGGATCACAGGAAAATTCCCAGAGTTTATTTATCCATTGGCAATTAGATCCAGCCCTGGAGGATGCTGACTTTGTCATGACCTTACGGTTGCAAAAAGAAAGGATGACTGGTAACCTGTTGCCCAGTTTAAGAGAGTACCATCAACTATTTGGCATTACCAGGCAAAGATTAAAAGCTTGTAAATCTCAAGTAAAAGTACTACATCCGGGCCCAGTAAATAGGGGTGTGGAAATCAGTTCAGATTTAATGGACGATCCAGAATTTAGCCTAATTCAAGATCAGGTGACTAGTGGTGTAGCTGTGCGCATGGCACTATTGTATTTTATCGGTGGTGGGAAAGGTTAG
- the mgtE gene encoding magnesium transporter, with product MLTQDVRNALDVADLNKLKYDLNSLQPVDVGEYISELPEQQRAIAFRLLNKNQAIDVFEYLPTEVQEELINSLHDVQVVHLVEEMSPDERAYLFDELPAGVVKRLLQQLSAEQRQATATILGYPEGTAGRVMTTEYVRLRQGLTVGEALSKIRLQDEDKETIYYAYVTDDNRKLVSVVSLRQLLFTFPEVFIRDIASSQVVKVTTETSQEEVARIMQRYDLIAIPVVDREDRLVGIITIDDVVDILEEEATEDIQKLAAVSGDEEALSPPHLTIRKRLPWLLGIMALYIGAASAIAPFQRVIAAVPVLAVIMPIFSNTGGTVGIQALTVTIRGLGVGEVTTKDAGKILRKELIAGLGTALALGSTMILLSLIWAKPDEKWVALIAGVVMATNTMVAVSLGTLLPMGLQRLKLDPALMSGPLVTTMLDTIGFLTFLSMISLALKVFNLSY from the coding sequence GTGCTAACACAAGATGTTCGCAACGCTTTGGATGTTGCTGACTTAAATAAACTCAAATATGATTTAAATAGTCTGCAACCTGTAGACGTAGGAGAGTATATTTCAGAATTGCCAGAACAACAAAGGGCGATCGCCTTTAGGTTGTTGAATAAAAATCAGGCCATTGACGTTTTTGAGTACTTACCCACAGAGGTGCAGGAGGAACTGATTAATTCTTTACATGATGTTCAAGTGGTACATCTAGTAGAAGAAATGAGTCCTGATGAAAGGGCGTATTTATTTGATGAATTACCCGCAGGAGTAGTTAAAAGACTATTACAACAACTTAGTGCAGAACAAAGACAAGCAACCGCTACAATTTTGGGATATCCCGAAGGTACTGCGGGTAGGGTAATGACCACAGAGTACGTGCGGTTACGTCAAGGGTTGACAGTGGGGGAAGCGTTAAGTAAAATTCGTCTTCAAGATGAGGATAAGGAAACTATTTACTATGCTTATGTGACTGATGACAACCGTAAGTTAGTGAGCGTGGTTTCCTTGCGTCAGTTGTTATTTACCTTTCCAGAAGTTTTCATCAGGGATATTGCTAGTTCTCAAGTAGTAAAAGTAACTACTGAAACTTCCCAAGAAGAAGTGGCGCGGATCATGCAGCGTTATGATTTAATAGCCATACCTGTGGTAGATCGGGAGGATAGATTAGTAGGAATTATTACTATTGATGATGTGGTTGATATTTTAGAAGAGGAGGCCACGGAGGATATTCAAAAATTGGCAGCGGTAAGTGGTGATGAAGAGGCTTTGTCACCACCTCATTTAACCATTCGCAAGCGATTACCCTGGTTATTAGGTATCATGGCATTGTATATTGGCGCAGCTAGTGCGATCGCTCCCTTTCAGCGGGTAATTGCAGCGGTTCCGGTTTTAGCGGTGATTATGCCCATATTTTCTAATACTGGGGGGACTGTGGGTATTCAGGCTTTAACCGTGACCATTCGGGGTTTAGGTGTAGGGGAGGTGACCACAAAGGATGCGGGGAAGATTTTGCGCAAAGAACTAATAGCAGGTTTGGGAACCGCTTTAGCCTTAGGTTCAACCATGATTCTACTTTCTTTAATTTGGGCAAAACCCGATGAAAAGTGGGTAGCTTTAATTGCTGGTGTGGTAATGGCCACCAACACCATGGTTGCTGTGAGTTTGGGGACTTTATTACCTATGGGATTACAAAGGCTAAAATTAGATCCAGCTTTAATGAGTGGTCCACTGGTGACAACTATGTTGGATACTATTGGTTTTTTAACCTTCTTGAGCATGATTTCCCTTGCTTTGAAAGTATTTAATTTAAGCTATTAG